From Xiphophorus hellerii strain 12219 chromosome 9, Xiphophorus_hellerii-4.1, whole genome shotgun sequence, a single genomic window includes:
- the LOC116725934 gene encoding regulator of G-protein signaling 2-like, with translation MRENLSSMSSQNMALPDCMKPSDLSAEKRGMKRKNWRNRIRFLWTNSSKSILHPMKNKSYRPSVDDVNQWAQSLDKLLGHKYGKAAFHIFLKSEFCEENVEFWTACENFKSLTSQKALTSKANRIYEEFIKSEAPKEINLDFNTRNAIEQCLHAPTATSFQAAQKKVYSLMENNSYPRFIHSDLYKELCAVASGNSKLIKC, from the exons ATGAGAGAGAACCTCAGCAGCATGTCGTCACAAAACATGGCTCTTCCTGACTGCATGAAACCCAGTGAcctgtctgcagagaaaagggGGATGAA GAGAAAGAACTGGAGAAACAGAATAAGATTTCTGTGGACAAACTCTTCCAAGTCGATTCTGCATCCAATGAAAAATAAGTCATACAG GCCAAGTGTTGATGACGTGAACCAATGGGCACAGTCACTTGACAAACTACTCGGCCATAAAT ATGGGAAAGCTGCCTTCCATATCTTTTTGAAGTCCGAGTTCTGTGAGGAAAACGTCGAGTTTTGGACGGCTTGTGAGAACTTCAAGTCCCTCACGTCACAAAAAGCGCTGACATCCAAGGCCAACCGCATCTATGAGGAGTTCATTAAAAGTGAAGCTCCAAAGGAG ATAAATCTGGATTTCAACACAAGAAATGCTATTGAGCAATGCTTACATGCACCCACTGCCACGAGCTTCCAGGCTGCACAGAAGAAAGTCTACAGCTTGATGGAAAACAATTCCTACCCTAGGTTTATCCACTCAGACCTCTACAAGGAACTGTGTGCAGTTGCCAGTGGAAATAGCAAGCTCATAAAGTGCTAg
- the LOC116726177 gene encoding regulator of G-protein signaling 21-like, whose translation MPSIKAKPPSTHHFIMDRDDRNRNNTLGKNFMCRLQCMFSQTPQCSESGLSLEDTQQWSQSLERLLESKYGLATFRNFLKSEYSDENIEFWLTCEDYKKIKSSFKLSSRAKKIYEQFIKAESPKEINIDYHTREQIKRNVKTPTMHCFDEAQKIVYGLMERDSYPRFLRSDIYRTLLESLATDATTG comes from the exons ATGCCCAGCATAAAAGCCAAACCACCCAGCACTCATCACTTCATCATGGACCGAGATGACAGGAACAGAAACAACACGCT TGGAAAGAACTTTATGTGTCGACTCCAGTGCATGTTCTCACAGACGCCTCAATGCTCAGAGAG CGGGCTAAGTTTAGAAGACACCCAACAATGGTCACAGTCTCTGGAAAGGCTTCTTGAATCTAAAT ATGGACTGGCCACCTTTCGTAACTTCCTCAAATCAGAATATAGTGATGAGAATATTGAATTTTGGCTCACTTGTGAGGACTACAAGAAGATTAAGTCTTCATTTAAATTGTCCTCAAGAGCTAAGAAGATTTATGAGCAGTTCATCAAAGCAGAATCACCTAAAGAG ATCAACATTGACTATCACACTCGAGAGCAGATCAAAAGAAACGTCAAGACTCCCACCATGCATTGCTTTGACGAAGCTCAGAAGATAGTTTACGGGCTGATGGAAAGAGACTCGTACCCGCGGTTCCTCCGCTCGGACATTTATAGAACACTCCTGGAAAGCCTCGCTACTGACGCCACAACGGGATGA